A single region of the Phycisphaerae bacterium genome encodes:
- a CDS encoding chromophore lyase CpcT/CpeT, producing MTLVGLNAGCKSKQRDFDLLSKWMTGTCSSSEQHQVDPENYFEIRLHISRIWPERRDGRWFYVEQAMTASADRPYRQRIYRLTMGRNATFESDIHELPGDPLQYAGAWRSPALLDGLSVDAPIPRPGRKVVLKRTPEGAFRGSTIDDGCKSDFRGAAYVTSKAVILADRLVAWDRGYDAEGKQTWARPMVDTFSNGSPPRNSPSDLENRQTNRGT from the coding sequence ATGACACTCGTCGGTCTGAATGCGGGCTGTAAATCCAAGCAGCGCGACTTCGATCTATTGAGCAAATGGATGACCGGCACTTGCTCAAGCTCCGAGCAGCATCAAGTCGATCCCGAGAACTACTTCGAAATCCGACTGCACATCTCGCGCATCTGGCCCGAACGACGCGATGGGCGATGGTTCTATGTCGAGCAGGCGATGACAGCAAGTGCCGATCGACCCTATCGACAGCGAATCTACAGACTCACCATGGGCAGGAATGCGACGTTTGAAAGCGATATCCACGAGTTGCCAGGCGATCCACTGCAATATGCCGGAGCGTGGCGCTCGCCGGCGCTGCTCGATGGGCTCTCCGTCGATGCCCCGATCCCGCGTCCGGGACGCAAAGTTGTCCTGAAGCGCACGCCCGAAGGTGCCTTCCGCGGAAGCACCATCGACGACGGATGCAAGTCTGATTTTCGCGGTGCCGCTTATGTCACCTCGAAGGCAGTCATCTTGGCGGACCGCCTGGTCGCCTGGGACCGCGGTTACGACGCCGAAGGCAAACAGACCTGGGCGCGACCCATGGTGGATACGTTTTCAAACGGCAGCCCGCCGCGAAATAGCCCAAGCGATCTCGAGAACCGGCAGACAAATCGGGGAACCTGA
- a CDS encoding ABC transporter permease subunit — translation MIARVVALTQRELSATFLSPVAYIVATVFLVASGYLFMSNTLIDGGEASMRFMLDSMAWLLIFAIPMLTMRLIADEFATGTIETLMTAPISDVEVVLGKFLGVFAFYLTLLASTVVHVWLLSRYGQQDVIALLYGYLGMILLGAMYISVGLLASAVTRYQLVAAIVGTAVLALLTILIDTFASLEGGQWRLVLSHVNVLFHFQNFSKGIFDTKDLVFFITGTGLFLFLTVKVLESRRWR, via the coding sequence ATGATCGCTCGTGTGGTCGCACTGACCCAGCGAGAATTATCGGCGACATTTCTCTCGCCGGTTGCCTACATTGTCGCCACGGTCTTCCTCGTGGCTTCAGGCTACCTGTTCATGTCCAACACGCTGATCGACGGCGGCGAGGCTTCGATGCGTTTCATGCTCGACAGCATGGCCTGGCTGCTCATCTTCGCCATTCCCATGTTGACGATGCGACTCATCGCAGACGAATTCGCGACCGGCACGATTGAAACACTCATGACAGCGCCGATCAGCGACGTGGAAGTCGTACTCGGAAAGTTTCTCGGCGTATTTGCCTTCTATCTCACCCTGCTCGCGTCGACAGTCGTTCACGTCTGGTTGTTGTCACGTTACGGCCAGCAGGATGTCATCGCCCTGCTCTATGGCTATCTTGGCATGATCCTGCTGGGCGCGATGTACATTTCCGTCGGACTTCTGGCAAGTGCGGTGACCCGATACCAGCTTGTCGCCGCGATTGTCGGAACGGCCGTTTTAGCGCTGCTGACGATTCTGATTGACACCTTCGCGTCGCTGGAGGGCGGCCAGTGGAGGCTCGTACTGAGCCATGTGAACGTGCTGTTCCATTTCCAGAATTTCAGCAAAGGCATATTTGACACGAAGGATCTCGTGTTTTTCATCACTGGCACCGGGCTTTTCCTATTCCTCACGGTCAAGGTATTGGAGTCGCGTCGATGGCGGTGA
- a CDS encoding tetratricopeptide repeat protein: MIHLLACVISFFAFFEPAKPSVGAPDSTIAAVGLDRRAMLQDALRMFDQALTFKDPHGEDARKLFQAALNSFLSVEQSGIRNGRLYFNIANTYMRLNDLGQAIVNYRRALRLVPGDPDVRRNLAYARSLCEVHIEPRATTAVLQTLLFWHHDTSPKARSSVAFAAYTLFWVLMLLMLRPRRRVPAMIATTVVMGLIAVAAGISAVVDAGATGQMTEGVVTANAATMRAGNGEAYDPMLDHQLPPGVEFRILESLPSGTGEYWHHVELPDGKDGWLRADQTTII; encoded by the coding sequence ATGATACATCTTCTGGCCTGCGTCATCTCGTTTTTCGCATTTTTCGAGCCGGCGAAGCCGTCGGTCGGCGCGCCGGATTCAACGATTGCCGCCGTGGGACTGGATCGCCGCGCGATGCTCCAGGACGCATTGAGGATGTTCGATCAGGCACTCACCTTCAAGGATCCTCATGGCGAAGATGCACGGAAGCTGTTTCAAGCCGCGTTGAACAGCTTCCTCTCAGTCGAACAATCGGGCATCAGAAACGGTCGACTCTACTTCAACATCGCTAATACCTACATGCGACTGAACGATCTTGGACAAGCCATCGTTAACTATCGACGTGCGCTGCGGCTCGTGCCCGGCGACCCGGATGTTCGACGAAATCTTGCCTATGCTCGCAGCCTTTGCGAAGTACACATCGAGCCCCGTGCGACCACGGCGGTTCTTCAGACGCTGCTGTTCTGGCACCACGACACCTCACCGAAGGCGAGATCCAGTGTCGCATTTGCGGCATATACCCTTTTCTGGGTCTTGATGCTACTGATGCTGCGACCCCGCCGACGCGTGCCCGCGATGATCGCGACAACTGTCGTGATGGGACTGATCGCGGTCGCGGCGGGAATCAGTGCGGTCGTCGACGCGGGTGCCACGGGGCAGATGACGGAGGGCGTCGTGACGGCGAACGCCGCAACAATGCGCGCCGGCAACGGCGAAGCCTATGACCCGATGCTTGATCATCAGCTTCCGCCGGGAGTCGAGTTTCGAATTCTGGAGTCGCTCCCCAGCGGCACGGGCGAATACTGGCATCACGTCGAATTGCCGGACGGCAAGGACGGCTGGCTCCGCGCGGATCAGACTACCATAATCTAA
- a CDS encoding DUF4340 domain-containing protein codes for MNPKTTIVLVIALLLAVVGVWFSMPSKEAVDETLDLSPKPLLGFAVDDVTGYEFKQGDEPTCIFVRDGERWRMTAPTTAVAENFTINDDLTKIVGLKYEQAYQASDPDRPSDEITSLVRPLRVIKLTRKNGKSVVVRVGAAQKLSRKTYAQIEGDQTIYAVTGDINSELRRKLSDYRGKRLSEFKIGDAVRIDISGSENCRLVKADSGWMLEDPVRARADLQSVNKVLNAIANMNALQFVEDQPRSLRPYGLESPRLIVRVTTEQKTPKPAPEFEGPTTQPMPVEYDVETRAIEVAFGGAAENRVFAKLNEPASSAVFQVNETLLKDAGPTANDLRDKRLAMAQFDRASTIKLTMGGESVQLVRTGGTWTIAGDDGNSAPAEFAAVDELIKTLRDTRVLGFEATELPEYGLANPSVTIELTIEGDLSPISLALGSETPSRTGVYLKNLTDQFIAVIPSAAAEKLRRRPVTFRTREIISFDSSNVIRLDVIRPNETLIAEKTNGTWSLTAPVSGRAELGNVTRILADLSALRGRSVVALANEAANYGLTDTATKAVIHLQPPTPSTQPTDALEPQPIVETVRVARHAGLIYAMREGGATICEIDALVANNLDAELLDTNVFVIEPAKIRKLAFEGGAPFTFEFNGDAWKLVGEATFAVDANKVTPVLATLRDLKASRYVKYSDAELAQYGLDAPELTIRVTDDTDHVSNLMISPRGPADGGRYAMSSIAPNRVFVINAEDIAKLIVKVTDFQRAS; via the coding sequence ATGAATCCGAAAACGACAATCGTTCTTGTGATTGCATTGCTGCTCGCCGTTGTCGGCGTCTGGTTCAGCATGCCATCAAAGGAAGCGGTCGACGAAACATTGGATCTCTCGCCGAAGCCTCTCCTGGGCTTCGCGGTGGACGATGTGACCGGGTACGAGTTCAAGCAGGGTGATGAGCCGACATGCATCTTCGTTCGCGATGGCGAACGATGGCGCATGACCGCCCCCACGACCGCCGTCGCGGAGAATTTCACCATCAACGACGACCTCACGAAGATCGTGGGACTCAAGTATGAACAGGCGTACCAGGCATCTGACCCTGATCGACCCTCCGACGAAATTACCTCCCTTGTTCGGCCGCTCCGCGTCATCAAGCTCACGCGCAAGAACGGAAAGTCCGTGGTCGTGCGTGTCGGCGCCGCGCAGAAGCTTTCACGAAAAACCTACGCCCAGATCGAGGGCGACCAAACCATCTACGCCGTCACCGGTGATATCAACTCCGAACTCCGCCGAAAACTGTCGGACTACCGCGGTAAGCGCCTATCCGAATTCAAGATAGGAGACGCTGTTCGGATTGACATCAGCGGCTCGGAGAATTGCCGACTGGTGAAGGCGGATTCCGGTTGGATGCTCGAAGATCCCGTCCGGGCACGCGCGGATCTTCAATCCGTAAACAAGGTTCTTAATGCGATCGCCAACATGAACGCCCTGCAATTCGTCGAAGACCAGCCCCGATCGTTGAGGCCCTACGGCCTTGAAAGCCCACGACTGATCGTGCGCGTCACCACGGAACAGAAGACGCCAAAGCCCGCGCCGGAGTTTGAAGGGCCGACCACCCAGCCGATGCCGGTCGAGTATGATGTCGAGACCAGGGCGATTGAAGTCGCGTTCGGCGGCGCTGCCGAAAACCGCGTTTTCGCGAAGCTGAATGAGCCCGCGTCGAGTGCAGTTTTCCAGGTCAATGAGACCCTGCTCAAGGATGCCGGTCCGACCGCAAATGACCTTCGCGATAAACGACTTGCAATGGCGCAGTTCGACCGCGCGAGCACGATCAAGCTCACAATGGGCGGCGAATCCGTCCAATTGGTGCGTACGGGCGGCACGTGGACCATCGCAGGAGATGATGGTAATTCGGCGCCGGCTGAGTTCGCCGCAGTCGACGAGTTGATCAAGACGCTGCGTGATACCAGGGTGCTCGGCTTTGAGGCGACGGAATTGCCGGAATACGGGCTCGCGAATCCCAGCGTCACGATTGAACTCACAATCGAGGGAGATCTATCGCCAATCAGCCTGGCCCTGGGCAGCGAGACCCCAAGCAGAACCGGCGTCTATTTGAAGAATCTCACCGACCAGTTCATTGCAGTGATTCCGAGTGCGGCCGCCGAGAAACTGCGGCGGCGCCCCGTCACGTTTCGGACGCGGGAGATCATCTCGTTCGATTCGTCCAATGTCATTCGGCTGGATGTGATCCGCCCGAACGAAACGCTCATCGCGGAAAAGACGAACGGCACGTGGTCCCTGACCGCGCCGGTTTCGGGACGAGCCGAATTAGGCAACGTCACCAGAATCCTCGCCGATCTTTCCGCATTGCGCGGCCGTAGCGTCGTCGCGCTGGCGAACGAAGCGGCGAACTACGGGCTGACGGATACCGCAACGAAGGCCGTCATCCACCTTCAGCCGCCGACTCCATCGACCCAGCCGACCGACGCGCTGGAGCCACAGCCAATCGTCGAAACAGTTCGAGTCGCCCGTCATGCGGGTCTGATCTACGCCATGCGCGAAGGCGGCGCAACGATCTGCGAGATCGACGCACTGGTCGCCAACAACCTCGACGCGGAACTACTCGATACAAACGTTTTCGTGATCGAACCGGCGAAAATTCGGAAGCTTGCGTTCGAGGGTGGGGCGCCATTCACGTTTGAATTCAACGGAGACGCATGGAAACTGGTCGGCGAAGCTACGTTCGCCGTCGATGCGAACAAAGTGACCCCGGTCCTGGCGACGTTGCGCGACTTGAAAGCGAGCCGATACGTGAAGTACTCGGACGCCGAGCTTGCCCAGTACGGACTGGACGCGCCGGAACTGACGATTCGCGTCACGGACGACACCGATCATGTGTCGAACCTCATGATTTCACCGCGTGGCCCCGCCGATGGTGGCCGCTATGCGATGTCTTCTATCGCTCCCAATCGGGTCTTCGTGATTAATGCGGAAGATATCGCCAAATTGATAGTGAAAGTGACTGATTTCCAGCGAGCATCCTGA
- a CDS encoding polymer-forming cytoskeletal protein, producing the protein MSDPATTKIVRCCHCRGMMRVAAKALSVFCPHCQKRATLESLRIVGAHPGRTLATCGDILVEAPAQLNVEITANNVTIRGKVNGSVFANECLEVDSTGRIYGDVRAGKLVVRDGGVIQGRIEMLPPTGQRSAGSKVTSPARPGSETHEGAVSERSLPPAPAVPGGSHSRAPALPRAPQQIRPIRLD; encoded by the coding sequence ATGAGCGATCCCGCGACAACCAAGATTGTCCGCTGCTGCCACTGTCGCGGAATGATGCGCGTCGCGGCGAAGGCCTTATCCGTCTTTTGCCCGCACTGCCAAAAGAGGGCGACGCTGGAGAGTTTGCGAATTGTCGGTGCGCATCCCGGGCGGACGCTCGCGACCTGCGGAGATATTCTGGTTGAGGCGCCGGCCCAGTTAAACGTCGAGATCACCGCCAACAATGTTACGATTCGCGGAAAGGTCAACGGCTCGGTTTTTGCGAATGAGTGCCTGGAGGTCGATTCGACCGGGCGGATTTATGGAGATGTTCGCGCCGGAAAACTGGTCGTTCGCGACGGCGGCGTGATTCAAGGGCGGATCGAGATGCTGCCGCCAACGGGCCAGCGCAGCGCCGGTTCAAAAGTGACATCGCCTGCCAGGCCGGGCTCGGAAACACACGAAGGCGCCGTATCGGAGCGGAGCCTGCCGCCTGCGCCCGCGGTGCCAGGCGGATCGCATTCAAGGGCGCCCGCGCTTCCCCGAGCTCCGCAGCAAATCAGGCCGATTCGACTGGATTGA
- a CDS encoding ATP-binding cassette domain-containing protein, which translates to MIKVKNLTKMYGDRRAVNNISFHIEEGEIVGFLGPNGAGKTTTLRILTCYMPATHGTASVAGFDVFRNSMEVRRVIGYLPESTPLDVQMRVREYLNFRGKIRGMDRASRDAGIRRVADLCWLGDFINRPIHQLSKGMKQRVGLADALLHDPKVLILDEPTVGLDPTQIRETRNLIHELAKRHTVLLSSHILPEVEATCERTIIIAGGSIVASGSPEELKARIREGSRLIAEIAGRPDELEPAISKIRGVKKVDCTTENAWSRLMVETSKDADPREDIFKLAREKNWSLRELRLEQGSLEEFFVRITAEQMSKQRPSNREVHE; encoded by the coding sequence ATGATCAAAGTGAAGAATCTCACCAAGATGTATGGTGACCGCCGGGCGGTCAACAACATTTCATTTCACATTGAAGAGGGCGAGATCGTCGGCTTCCTCGGGCCAAACGGCGCTGGGAAAACGACGACCCTGCGCATTCTGACGTGCTACATGCCGGCCACACACGGCACCGCGTCGGTCGCGGGATTCGATGTTTTCCGGAATTCGATGGAGGTCCGCCGTGTCATCGGCTATCTGCCCGAGAGCACGCCGCTCGATGTACAGATGCGCGTACGCGAATACCTTAACTTCCGCGGGAAGATTCGCGGAATGGACCGAGCCTCGCGCGACGCAGGCATTCGGCGGGTAGCGGACCTTTGCTGGCTTGGCGATTTTATCAATCGACCGATCCACCAGCTTTCGAAAGGCATGAAGCAGCGCGTGGGACTCGCCGACGCCCTGCTGCACGATCCGAAGGTGCTCATTCTGGACGAACCGACTGTCGGCCTCGACCCGACCCAGATCCGCGAGACGCGCAATCTGATTCACGAACTCGCCAAGCGGCATACCGTCCTGCTCTCGAGTCACATTCTCCCGGAAGTTGAAGCCACCTGCGAACGAACGATCATCATCGCAGGAGGCTCGATTGTCGCATCCGGCTCGCCCGAAGAACTGAAGGCCCGAATTCGGGAGGGATCGCGTCTGATTGCCGAAATTGCCGGGAGGCCCGACGAACTCGAGCCGGCGATCTCGAAAATTCGCGGCGTCAAGAAGGTGGACTGCACCACCGAGAATGCCTGGAGCCGGTTAATGGTGGAAACCAGCAAAGACGCCGACCCCCGTGAAGATATCTTCAAACTGGCGCGTGAGAAAAACTGGAGCCTCCGCGAGCTGCGCCTCGAGCAAGGCAGCCTCGAGGAATTCTTCGTACGAATCACGGCCGAACAAATGTCCAAGCAGCGTCCAAGCAATCGGGAGGTGCATGAATGA
- a CDS encoding BatD family protein, with protein sequence MVPLIVAALAVAFMAPSVHAAEMTVGVSTNECSLEETITIQVSVINPTQASTPIPDNTPDFQIRLSPGMANPARSSNVTIINGQMDSTVTYLYTFEARPLRAGRLMLPSFKLNDAGTTLQTEPIAVSVTKRASNAADAVFCKIVVPRPTAYIGEPVSVKLEVYVRQYQQEGIQPFNAQMSLNLSRFNVSRFGVFTDALSNSPNYRTVKLRDERGILTDHFVFSWETTIYPSKIGPFDFGDILIGWSYPTWLRRGFMTLEHGRPERQFRLRPTIPPFEIKPLPTDGRPADFNGAIGRFNFTTTATPVSVPVGDPITLTMTVRGSAALDRISPPLLDRVDALTDRFELSGEALTGEMTQASKSFIQTIRALRTGVTEIPSLPFSYFDPESGAYGTAWSAAIPISVRPAERVAMPDGAAGGSAPTMTPLSETASGLRANYSNLDGLLADQSGRIGVLPLAFAAGMPVIYLGALVMVRRSDRYRLDAALARRRSARSNAFRCLARAKSDSSSEKVAHALINYIADRINLPGAGLTRVEAVDQLKTRLVESELITEADLLLEELEMIRYAGGVTKSAANAADRAQRLIDALERIDLT encoded by the coding sequence GTGGTACCGTTGATTGTCGCCGCTTTGGCAGTAGCGTTCATGGCGCCATCGGTCCATGCCGCGGAGATGACGGTCGGAGTATCCACGAACGAATGTTCGCTTGAAGAAACGATCACGATTCAGGTTTCGGTCATCAACCCAACCCAGGCATCCACGCCGATTCCCGACAACACACCGGACTTTCAGATTCGACTGTCACCCGGAATGGCGAACCCCGCGCGATCAAGCAACGTGACCATCATCAATGGCCAGATGGATTCGACGGTCACGTACTTGTACACCTTTGAGGCCCGACCGCTTCGCGCGGGTCGATTGATGCTGCCCTCCTTCAAGCTCAATGACGCCGGCACGACACTTCAGACCGAACCGATCGCGGTTTCGGTCACCAAGCGCGCGAGTAACGCGGCGGACGCTGTTTTCTGTAAGATCGTCGTCCCGCGGCCGACAGCCTACATCGGTGAACCGGTCAGCGTGAAGCTCGAAGTCTATGTGCGGCAGTATCAGCAGGAAGGGATACAGCCTTTCAATGCGCAGATGTCGTTAAATCTATCCCGATTCAATGTGTCGCGATTCGGGGTCTTCACCGATGCACTGTCGAACTCCCCGAACTATCGAACAGTCAAACTACGTGACGAGCGCGGCATCCTCACTGATCACTTCGTGTTCTCGTGGGAAACCACCATTTACCCAAGCAAGATCGGTCCATTCGATTTCGGAGACATATTGATCGGATGGTCTTATCCGACGTGGCTTCGGCGGGGATTCATGACCCTTGAACACGGACGGCCTGAGCGGCAGTTCCGCTTGCGGCCCACTATCCCGCCGTTCGAGATCAAGCCGCTACCCACAGATGGCCGCCCCGCCGACTTCAACGGTGCAATTGGACGATTCAATTTCACGACCACGGCCACGCCGGTCTCTGTTCCAGTCGGTGATCCGATTACCTTGACGATGACCGTTCGGGGCAGCGCCGCACTCGATCGAATCAGTCCCCCGCTGCTGGATCGAGTCGACGCGTTGACTGATCGATTCGAATTGTCCGGAGAAGCGCTGACCGGTGAGATGACACAGGCATCCAAGTCATTCATCCAGACAATTCGCGCGCTGCGGACAGGCGTCACGGAAATCCCATCGCTACCGTTCAGCTACTTTGATCCGGAATCCGGCGCCTACGGTACCGCCTGGAGCGCCGCGATCCCGATTTCGGTTCGGCCCGCGGAGCGCGTCGCAATGCCTGACGGCGCAGCCGGCGGTAGCGCGCCGACCATGACGCCACTCTCGGAAACCGCTTCCGGGCTGCGGGCAAACTACTCGAATCTTGATGGGCTGCTCGCTGACCAGTCCGGGCGCATCGGTGTCTTGCCGCTGGCGTTCGCCGCCGGAATGCCCGTGATCTACCTCGGGGCGCTCGTGATGGTTCGAAGATCGGATCGATATCGTTTGGATGCGGCGCTCGCACGACGTCGATCAGCACGCTCGAATGCATTCCGGTGTCTTGCGCGCGCTAAGAGCGATTCGAGTTCCGAGAAGGTCGCTCACGCTCTGATAAATTACATCGCTGATCGCATCAATCTTCCGGGCGCGGGATTAACACGCGTCGAGGCTGTCGATCAGCTCAAAACACGACTTGTCGAGAGCGAATTGATAACCGAAGCCGATCTTCTGCTTGAAGAACTGGAGATGATACGTTACGCAGGCGGGGTCACGAAGTCCGCGGCAAATGCCGCTGATCGGGCGCAACGCCTGATCGACGCACTGGAGAGAATTGATCTGACATGA
- a CDS encoding catalase, producing the protein MAKKPPTLTTNDGAPIGEQQALTAGPRGPLLMQDVQLLEQMQHFNRERIPERVVHAKGSGAYGTFTVTHDVTKYTKAAFLNKVNKKTEMFARFSTVAGERGAADAERDVRGFALKFYTEEGNWDMTGNNTPVFFVRDPYKFQMFIHTQKRDPKTNMRCMDMQWDFWSLCPESLHQVTILFSDRGIPAGYRFMNGYGSHTYSLINGKNERIWCKFHFKSQQGIKNYMDDEAAAIIGHDRESHQRDLFEAIERGEFPKWKMYIQVMTQGQAEKFRWNPFDLTKVWPHSEYPLMEVGVFELNRNPENYFAEVEQSAFNPSSLVPGIGASPDKMLQARLMSYADTHLHRIGVNYRELPVNKPRCPVNNYMRDGAMSSAQNFGGRPNYWPNSREGSPMPSAQFKDPAWQLGEVVVDRFDSTKDHDDFTQVGNLYRLFDDAHRDRLTTRIAGVLRQARLEVQERQLPHFFAADPDYGRRVAEKLGLAAKKYSGAQPAVTRS; encoded by the coding sequence ATGGCAAAGAAACCCCCAACCCTAACCACCAATGACGGCGCGCCGATCGGCGAGCAACAGGCGCTGACGGCCGGCCCGCGTGGGCCGTTGCTCATGCAGGATGTACAACTGCTCGAACAAATGCAGCATTTCAATCGCGAACGCATCCCCGAGCGCGTTGTGCACGCCAAAGGCTCCGGCGCATACGGAACCTTCACCGTCACCCACGACGTTACCAAATACACCAAAGCAGCGTTCCTGAACAAGGTGAACAAGAAAACGGAAATGTTCGCTCGATTCAGTACTGTCGCGGGCGAACGCGGCGCGGCCGACGCCGAACGCGACGTGCGAGGATTCGCGCTTAAGTTCTACACCGAGGAAGGCAATTGGGACATGACCGGCAACAACACGCCGGTGTTCTTCGTTCGCGATCCGTACAAGTTTCAGATGTTCATTCATACGCAAAAGCGGGACCCGAAGACCAACATGCGGTGCATGGATATGCAGTGGGACTTCTGGTCGCTGTGTCCGGAATCGCTGCATCAGGTAACGATTCTGTTCAGCGACCGCGGCATCCCCGCGGGATATCGATTCATGAACGGATACGGCAGCCATACCTATTCGCTCATCAACGGAAAGAACGAACGCATCTGGTGCAAGTTTCACTTCAAGTCCCAACAGGGCATCAAGAACTACATGGATGATGAGGCGGCGGCGATCATCGGTCACGACAGGGAATCCCACCAGCGCGATCTGTTCGAGGCCATTGAGCGCGGCGAATTTCCGAAATGGAAGATGTATATTCAAGTCATGACGCAGGGACAGGCCGAGAAGTTTCGCTGGAATCCGTTCGACCTGACCAAGGTCTGGCCGCACAGTGAATACCCGCTGATGGAGGTCGGTGTGTTCGAGCTGAACAGGAATCCGGAGAACTACTTTGCGGAGGTGGAACAGTCGGCATTCAATCCCAGCTCGCTCGTCCCAGGAATCGGCGCCAGCCCCGACAAGATGCTTCAGGCCCGGCTCATGAGCTATGCCGATACCCATCTTCACCGCATCGGAGTGAACTACCGTGAACTGCCGGTGAACAAGCCTCGCTGTCCCGTCAACAACTACATGCGTGACGGTGCCATGTCTTCGGCACAAAACTTTGGCGGGCGTCCGAATTACTGGCCGAACAGCCGAGAAGGCTCGCCGATGCCGAGCGCGCAATTCAAGGATCCTGCCTGGCAACTCGGTGAGGTTGTCGTCGATCGATTCGACTCGACGAAGGACCACGACGATTTCACTCAGGTCGGAAATCTGTATCGCCTGTTTGACGACGCCCATCGCGATCGCTTGACGACGCGCATCGCCGGCGTTCTGCGACAGGCCCGTCTGGAGGTACAGGAACGACAGCTTCCGCACTTCTTCGCGGCCGACCCGGACTACGGACGCCGTGTCGCGGAGAAACTGGGGCTGGCTGCGAAGAAGTACTCGGGCGCCCAACCGGCGGTGACAAGATCCTGA